The Vibrio pomeroyi genome window below encodes:
- a CDS encoding MATE family efflux transporter encodes MPNADSTLNKRMGIVALTWPIFIEVLLRTALNTSDVFMLSGYSDKAVSAVGVISQISFFLIIVSTMVSSGTGILIAQYNGASRDQESAQVGVASIILAIVTGVLLSIFAVLGAEYFIPLYQLEPQVEQYAQEYLFISGALTFNVTIGVVLTTILRSHGYSKSPMVINMIAGVINVFGNYCALYQPFSLPVYGVQGVAIATVISQVIGMFILIGVVRSKGIDLPLKQFKSVPKAIYQKIIKIGSMNAGEVLSYNMAQITIMFFVVQMGTASLAAFTYAQNIARLSFAFALAIGQGSQIQTGYYIGKGWIDEIANRVQRYFVVGFIASTTITCVIYLFRFEILDVFTQDPEILALTASLIAGSIILEAGRVFNLIFISCLKAAGDIKFPVKMGIFSMWGIGVAMSYLLGVHWGYGVFGAWMAIAMDEWFRGLVMVRRWRAKKWTRFSL; translated from the coding sequence ATGCCTAATGCTGATTCCACCCTAAACAAACGTATGGGAATCGTTGCGCTCACCTGGCCAATTTTTATCGAAGTTCTACTAAGAACGGCACTCAACACCAGTGATGTATTCATGTTATCGGGATACTCAGACAAAGCCGTGTCTGCCGTTGGTGTTATCTCTCAGATATCCTTTTTCCTAATCATCGTATCGACCATGGTCAGCAGTGGTACTGGCATTCTAATCGCCCAATATAACGGCGCCTCTCGCGACCAAGAAAGCGCACAGGTCGGCGTTGCCAGCATCATATTGGCGATTGTTACGGGTGTATTGCTGAGTATTTTCGCCGTGCTAGGCGCTGAGTACTTTATCCCACTCTACCAACTTGAACCTCAAGTCGAGCAGTACGCTCAAGAGTATCTGTTCATCAGTGGTGCGCTGACCTTTAACGTCACGATAGGTGTGGTGCTCACCACGATCCTACGCAGTCATGGTTATTCAAAATCACCCATGGTCATCAATATGATTGCGGGTGTAATTAACGTGTTCGGCAACTACTGCGCACTCTACCAACCTTTTAGCCTGCCGGTTTACGGCGTGCAAGGCGTAGCAATTGCGACCGTCATTAGCCAAGTTATCGGGATGTTTATCTTGATTGGTGTTGTGAGAAGTAAGGGCATTGACCTACCACTGAAACAGTTTAAATCGGTACCTAAAGCCATCTACCAAAAGATCATTAAGATTGGCTCGATGAACGCCGGAGAAGTGTTGTCTTACAACATGGCGCAGATCACCATCATGTTCTTTGTCGTGCAAATGGGCACGGCTTCGTTGGCAGCATTCACCTATGCACAAAACATCGCTCGCCTCTCTTTTGCGTTTGCACTGGCGATTGGTCAGGGCAGCCAAATTCAAACAGGTTACTACATCGGCAAAGGTTGGATTGATGAAATAGCCAACCGAGTACAACGTTATTTCGTGGTTGGATTTATTGCCTCGACCACCATTACCTGCGTGATCTATCTGTTCCGTTTCGAGATTCTGGACGTGTTCACACAAGACCCTGAAATTCTCGCGCTGACGGCCTCTCTGATTGCTGGCTCTATTATTTTAGAAGCAGGCCGCGTGTTTAACCTGATCTTCATCTCTTGCTTGAAAGCCGCTGGCGACATCAAGTTCCCAGTAAAAATGGGCATTTTCAGCATGTGGGGAATTGGCGTCGCGATGAGTTACCTACTTGGCGTGCATTGGGGTTATGGCGTATTTGGTGCTTGGATGGCGATCGCGATGGATGAATGGTTCCGTGGGTTAGTCATGGTTCGTCGCTGGCGAGCAAAAAAATGGACTCGCTTCTCTTTATAA
- a CDS encoding DUF1330 domain-containing protein: MSYYSVLEVTPTTDAWVADYIGPANKLVAQYGGKYLARTSSHERLEGDAEQPALRIIIEWPSKQAAVDFMNDPGYVPHLAARTAGSVSHHALIEGKDDLA; the protein is encoded by the coding sequence ATGTCTTACTATTCAGTACTAGAAGTAACACCAACAACAGACGCATGGGTTGCCGATTACATTGGCCCTGCAAACAAACTGGTTGCTCAATACGGTGGTAAATACCTAGCGCGTACTTCTAGCCACGAACGCCTTGAAGGCGACGCAGAACAGCCTGCACTTCGCATCATCATCGAGTGGCCATCAAAGCAAGCTGCGGTAGATTTCATGAACGATCCTGGTTACGTTCCACACCTAGCAGCACGTACCGCAGGCTCAGTTAGCCACCATGCGCTTATCGAAGGTAAAGACGACCTAGCGTAA
- a CDS encoding solute:sodium symporter family transporter, translated as MSITVLLSFLLFTGFVVAYTYNKVKNDKNTSQDGFFLGGRSLTGGLIASSLILTNLSATSFVGMSAQSYTHNMSVMGWEVASGVTLVIIALMLVPRYLKQGITTIPDFLESRYDMSVKKFVTLLFLCQYVINILPTTLYAGAVVLGEIFDVQALLNISEFSSIALISATIGLLGFFYAIYGGLKAVVIADTINGIGLIVGGMMIPVFGLMVLGEGSFGAGLDILLYAAPEKLQSVGTESDPLPFSTLFTGLLLVNLYYWGTDQSIIQRALGAKNLKEGQKGVILAGAIKVISPLFLIIPGIIAFHMFGADAGNPDTMYTRLVNEVLPKPLVGFFVAVMFGAILSTFNGVLNSSTTLFALNVYKPLFGQGKTDEELVGKGRIFGVVIAIISVCIAPFIMYAPEGLFQYLQMVAGFFSVPIFTIVFVGYISKRVPALAAKVALVVFVSSYAAMQLVFKTPIHFLHQLAILFVVCTTLMFIIGHFMPRESEYEMPVNENIDVTPWEFRFEASAIILYMVLGAYVMFSDVGFVSDDPTIMQVYGVCGIVMLLGIFGRLAKRKKGVEATA; from the coding sequence ATGTCTATTACAGTTCTACTGTCATTTTTGTTGTTTACTGGTTTTGTTGTCGCGTACACCTACAACAAAGTTAAGAACGACAAAAACACCTCACAAGATGGATTCTTTCTTGGCGGAAGAAGCCTGACTGGTGGCCTGATCGCCAGTTCACTGATCTTAACTAACCTAAGCGCAACCAGCTTTGTGGGCATGAGTGCCCAATCTTACACGCATAATATGAGTGTGATGGGATGGGAGGTCGCATCGGGTGTCACACTGGTCATCATCGCATTGATGCTTGTTCCTCGTTATTTGAAGCAAGGCATTACCACCATTCCAGATTTCTTGGAAAGCCGTTACGACATGTCTGTGAAGAAGTTCGTAACACTGCTTTTCTTGTGCCAGTACGTTATCAATATTTTGCCAACCACACTTTACGCTGGCGCCGTTGTTCTAGGCGAAATCTTCGATGTTCAAGCCTTACTGAATATCTCTGAATTTAGCTCGATAGCGTTAATTTCGGCGACAATTGGACTACTTGGCTTCTTTTACGCAATTTATGGCGGCCTTAAAGCTGTAGTAATCGCAGATACCATCAACGGTATCGGTCTGATTGTCGGTGGCATGATGATTCCAGTATTTGGTTTGATGGTACTGGGTGAGGGCAGCTTTGGTGCGGGTCTAGATATTTTGCTGTATGCGGCGCCAGAGAAGCTTCAATCTGTCGGTACAGAAAGCGATCCACTGCCGTTCTCGACATTGTTCACAGGTCTACTGTTGGTGAACTTGTATTACTGGGGTACTGACCAATCGATCATCCAACGTGCATTGGGTGCTAAGAACCTAAAAGAAGGCCAGAAAGGTGTAATCCTTGCGGGTGCGATTAAGGTTATCTCTCCACTGTTCTTGATCATTCCAGGCATTATTGCGTTCCACATGTTTGGTGCTGATGCGGGCAACCCAGATACCATGTATACCCGTTTGGTTAACGAAGTATTACCTAAGCCTTTGGTTGGCTTCTTCGTTGCCGTGATGTTTGGTGCGATTCTGAGTACCTTCAATGGCGTGTTGAACAGCTCAACTACCTTGTTTGCATTGAACGTGTATAAGCCGCTGTTTGGTCAAGGTAAAACGGATGAAGAACTGGTCGGTAAAGGACGTATCTTTGGTGTCGTGATTGCGATTATCTCGGTATGTATCGCTCCTTTCATCATGTACGCCCCTGAAGGTCTGTTCCAATATCTGCAAATGGTAGCTGGCTTCTTTAGTGTGCCAATCTTTACCATCGTATTCGTTGGTTACATTTCTAAACGTGTACCTGCTCTAGCAGCAAAAGTGGCGCTGGTGGTGTTCGTAAGCTCTTATGCGGCAATGCAGCTAGTCTTCAAAACACCGATTCACTTCCTACACCAATTGGCGATTCTGTTCGTGGTATGTACCACGCTGATGTTCATCATTGGTCACTTTATGCCTCGCGAATCTGAGTACGAGATGCCAGTAAATGAAAATATCGATGTGACGCCGTGGGAGTTCCGCTTCGAGGCTTCAGCGATTATTCTTTACATGGTGCTTGGCGCTTACGTTATGTTCTCTGATGTTGGTTTTGTATCGGACGATCCAACCATCATGCAAGTTTATGGCGTGTGTGGCATTGTTATGTTGCTCGGTATTTTTGGACGACTAGCAAAGCGAAAGAAGGGCGTTGAAGCGACAGCTTGA
- a CDS encoding alpha-galactosidase, with translation MSEFIHLTSKNHSLIIKSGRVPEILHWGAKIASIDEDLLLSTERPISQARLDVDVPLSLCPELGSGHFNAPGVEGHRDGLDWVPVFNTTRVEANTTDGEANVQQATFVLEDTVAKLELTIEIKLDYQSDVVQKRVTITNKGDSKYYLNKLSSTLPLPNHANELMTFHGRWCHEFQTQRQRFEHGGFMQENRRGRTSHENFPGMFAGTQGFSEQQGLVWGFHLGWSGNHQMRADVRSDGRRFVQAGELLLAGESILEPQASYQTPWLFGCYSNSGLNGIAQRFQQFVRDNIINFPTDKPRPVHLNTWEGIYFDHKPEYIMQMATEAGVMGVERFIIDDGWFVGRDGERAALGDWYLDEAKYPNGLEPVIEHVSQQGMEFGLWVEPEMVSQDSNLYRNHPDWVLGLQGYHQPSGRWQYVLDLQNSECFDYLFSRLDDLLTRYNITYLKWDMNRELVQPGHNGKAAVHGQTQALYRLVDQLNEAHPEVEIESCSSGGGRIDFEILKRTHRFWASDCNDALERQAIQKGMSYFFPPEVMGAHIGPAECHSTNRRHSINMRGVTALMGHMGVELDPVKESQEEKKAFSHYIALHKQFRHILHSGRSFRMDPADKNQNIYGVQNDDEMLITVCQLAMPDHALPSPLRISCVEDSAQYKVKLVEMPQTSFQLMKQRPQWLDKTLTLSGDNLKEIGLTLPILDPESALIVHLKKM, from the coding sequence ATGAGCGAGTTTATTCATCTAACAAGTAAAAATCACAGTTTGATCATCAAATCAGGGCGTGTTCCAGAGATCCTGCACTGGGGAGCGAAGATCGCCAGTATTGATGAAGATCTGCTGCTATCAACCGAGAGACCGATTTCTCAAGCGCGCCTTGATGTCGATGTGCCACTTTCTCTATGTCCTGAACTGGGTAGCGGCCACTTTAACGCACCGGGAGTTGAAGGGCATCGTGATGGCTTAGATTGGGTGCCAGTATTCAATACCACACGTGTTGAAGCCAATACTACAGACGGTGAAGCTAACGTGCAGCAAGCGACATTTGTTCTTGAAGACACGGTAGCCAAGCTTGAACTGACCATCGAAATTAAGCTTGATTACCAATCTGATGTGGTTCAAAAACGTGTCACGATTACCAATAAAGGCGACAGTAAATACTACCTCAATAAATTGTCCTCAACACTGCCACTGCCGAATCATGCTAATGAGCTGATGACGTTCCATGGTCGTTGGTGTCATGAGTTCCAAACACAGCGTCAGCGATTTGAGCACGGTGGTTTCATGCAAGAGAACCGCCGCGGTCGCACCTCTCATGAAAACTTTCCGGGTATGTTTGCGGGTACTCAGGGATTCTCAGAGCAACAAGGTTTGGTGTGGGGCTTTCACTTAGGTTGGAGTGGCAACCACCAAATGCGTGCTGACGTTCGTAGTGACGGTCGTCGTTTTGTGCAGGCTGGCGAGTTATTGTTAGCGGGCGAATCCATTCTTGAGCCTCAAGCAAGCTATCAAACACCTTGGCTATTTGGCTGTTACAGTAATTCAGGGCTGAATGGTATCGCTCAGCGTTTTCAGCAATTTGTTCGCGATAACATCATCAACTTTCCAACCGATAAGCCACGCCCTGTTCACTTAAACACTTGGGAAGGGATCTACTTCGATCATAAACCTGAGTACATCATGCAGATGGCGACTGAAGCCGGTGTGATGGGCGTTGAGCGTTTCATTATTGATGATGGTTGGTTCGTTGGGCGTGACGGCGAACGTGCAGCGTTAGGCGACTGGTATCTCGATGAAGCGAAATACCCAAATGGTTTAGAGCCTGTTATTGAGCATGTGAGCCAGCAAGGTATGGAGTTTGGTCTTTGGGTTGAACCTGAAATGGTGAGCCAAGATTCGAATCTATATCGTAACCACCCTGATTGGGTGCTTGGTTTGCAAGGTTATCATCAGCCTTCAGGTCGTTGGCAGTATGTTTTAGATCTGCAAAATTCAGAGTGCTTTGATTACCTATTCTCACGTTTAGATGATCTGCTCACTCGCTACAACATTACCTACCTCAAGTGGGACATGAACCGCGAATTGGTTCAACCTGGCCATAACGGTAAAGCGGCAGTGCACGGTCAAACTCAGGCTTTGTATCGCTTAGTTGACCAACTTAACGAAGCACACCCCGAGGTTGAGATTGAATCTTGTTCGTCTGGTGGTGGTCGTATCGATTTTGAAATCCTTAAGCGTACACATCGTTTTTGGGCATCGGACTGTAATGATGCGCTTGAGCGTCAGGCGATTCAAAAGGGCATGAGTTACTTCTTCCCACCAGAAGTGATGGGCGCACACATTGGTCCAGCTGAATGCCACTCAACGAATCGTCGTCATAGTATCAATATGCGCGGTGTAACGGCATTAATGGGACACATGGGCGTTGAGCTCGACCCAGTAAAAGAGTCCCAAGAAGAGAAGAAAGCCTTCTCTCACTACATCGCTCTACATAAACAGTTCCGCCATATTCTGCACTCTGGTCGTAGCTTCCGTATGGATCCTGCGGATAAGAATCAGAACATTTATGGTGTGCAAAATGATGACGAGATGTTGATTACGGTGTGCCAATTAGCCATGCCAGATCATGCTCTGCCGTCACCCCTTCGAATCAGTTGTGTCGAGGACAGCGCTCAATACAAAGTTAAGCTGGTGGAGATGCCGCAGACCAGCTTCCAACTGATGAAGCAACGCCCTCAATGGTTGGATAAAACACTGACGTTAAGCGGTGACAACCTCAAAGAAATTGGATTGACCTTACCTATTTTAGACCCTGAGTCAGCCTTAATTGTGCATCTAAAAAAGATGTGA
- a CDS encoding substrate-binding domain-containing protein: protein MSVTFKDVAKLAGVSTQTVSRVTNGSESVAELTRNKVNAAIKQLGYVPNKGAQMLSRAKSTSVGLVTLDMALHGAAMIANGVRMQAHDMNYGIAFSVVSEPNLANTREAIRELMAQQVDSIILNVPLKSADAELLVEQYQHLNLIFIDVPSNSQVNYVCGDHAEGAKLAAQHLIESGRTHYLLITGPDESSASQIRHQSWLAALSDADCKVQYQHQGNWQAESGYLGVREAVAKQAVFDAVLVASDQMALGVLRALQELQIPVPDKVAVVGFDGIEDSAFFNPPLTTIKQDFTTIGRQAVKLAEKLNANSQDTLLQHHIETSLLTRESSQPKVTAHYEKQEIERLLQRIQTLLPESR from the coding sequence ATGAGTGTCACCTTTAAAGATGTCGCAAAGCTAGCGGGTGTCTCTACCCAAACCGTTTCTCGTGTGACAAATGGTTCAGAGAGCGTCGCCGAATTAACACGTAACAAGGTTAATGCGGCCATTAAGCAATTGGGGTATGTACCAAACAAGGGCGCGCAAATGCTCAGTCGAGCGAAGTCCACCAGCGTTGGGTTGGTGACTCTCGATATGGCATTGCATGGCGCAGCGATGATCGCCAATGGCGTGCGAATGCAAGCACATGATATGAATTATGGTATCGCTTTTTCTGTTGTATCAGAGCCCAACCTCGCTAACACGCGTGAAGCTATCCGTGAATTGATGGCTCAACAGGTCGACAGCATCATTCTGAACGTGCCTTTAAAAAGTGCCGATGCAGAACTATTAGTCGAACAGTACCAACACTTAAATCTTATCTTCATTGATGTCCCTTCTAACAGCCAAGTGAACTATGTTTGCGGTGATCACGCTGAAGGAGCAAAACTTGCGGCTCAACATCTTATAGAGAGTGGGCGAACTCACTACCTATTGATCACAGGCCCGGATGAATCCAGTGCATCACAGATTCGCCACCAGAGTTGGTTAGCAGCGTTATCAGATGCCGATTGCAAAGTGCAGTATCAACATCAAGGAAACTGGCAAGCAGAAAGTGGTTACCTTGGTGTTCGCGAAGCTGTCGCCAAACAAGCCGTATTTGATGCTGTGTTGGTGGCAAGCGATCAAATGGCATTAGGAGTATTACGCGCCCTGCAAGAACTGCAAATTCCAGTGCCTGACAAGGTCGCAGTCGTCGGTTTTGATGGCATCGAAGACAGCGCTTTCTTTAACCCACCATTGACCACCATCAAGCAAGACTTCACTACCATCGGTCGACAAGCCGTGAAACTTGCAGAGAAACTCAACGCTAATTCACAAGATACTTTGCTACAGCACCATATCGAAACTTCATTACTCACAAGAGAAAGCAGCCAACCTAAAGTGACTGCTCATTATGAGAAACAAGAGATAGAGCGACTGCTGCAACGGATTCAAACCCTTCTGCCTGAATCGAGATGA
- a CDS encoding LysR family transcriptional regulator codes for MADFNWKGIDLNLLIALQALYKTNSVSKAAERCYVSQSAMSHSLQRLRKLFDDPLFERVGSKMEATDRAIELSSTVDALLSTIQSEVLLSKSFDATTYKGSWKIGLTDYAEQMFAPVLFDLIKQSSPDSQIALFNVNRGNYQRVFEDSKLDIAIGSFGEVSKLYRTKHLYTEEHVCLLDNSVLSIEEPMSLEQFASVEHALVSPAGVIKTGVDNRLAELGLSRKVAIASSNFLTVKRLIRGRELLCIVPKLVARKDMDSEETLLAVKPPIDVPDFDIQLVYRKAKHLDDKNKLLRRFIIDAVSSVISE; via the coding sequence ATGGCTGATTTTAATTGGAAAGGGATCGACCTTAACTTGTTGATTGCACTGCAGGCTTTGTATAAAACGAATAGTGTGAGTAAGGCTGCCGAGCGTTGTTATGTCAGCCAATCTGCGATGAGCCATAGCTTACAAAGGCTACGAAAGTTGTTTGATGACCCTTTGTTTGAGCGTGTAGGTAGCAAGATGGAAGCAACTGACAGAGCGATTGAATTATCCAGTACAGTTGATGCCTTGCTCAGTACTATTCAATCTGAAGTGCTGCTGTCTAAATCGTTTGATGCAACAACGTACAAAGGTAGTTGGAAGATTGGCCTTACAGACTATGCCGAGCAGATGTTTGCTCCAGTGTTGTTTGATCTCATTAAACAGTCCTCTCCTGATTCTCAAATTGCGTTGTTCAACGTAAATCGAGGTAACTATCAGCGAGTATTTGAAGATTCTAAGCTGGATATAGCGATTGGTAGCTTTGGTGAGGTGTCTAAGCTATACAGAACTAAGCATTTGTACACAGAAGAACACGTCTGCCTGCTCGACAATTCGGTTTTGTCTATCGAAGAGCCTATGTCTTTAGAGCAATTTGCATCTGTTGAACATGCTTTGGTCTCGCCTGCGGGTGTGATAAAAACCGGAGTCGACAATCGTTTAGCTGAACTTGGCTTAAGTCGAAAAGTGGCTATTGCTTCGAGCAACTTTTTAACGGTAAAGCGCTTAATTCGTGGTAGGGAATTGCTATGTATTGTCCCTAAGCTCGTCGCACGCAAGGATATGGATAGCGAAGAAACTTTGTTGGCTGTCAAGCCACCGATAGATGTACCGGATTTTGATATACAGCTTGTTTATAGAAAGGCAAAGCATTTAGATGATAAAAATAAACTACTTAGAAGGTTTATTATTGACGCGGTGTCATCTGTAATTTCTGAATGA
- the chrA gene encoding chromate efflux transporter: MLSIFKTFFWLGWISFGGPAAHIGYFRKTFVEKLNWLSDEEYGQIVALSQFLPGPGSSQVGFAVGYKKGGLTGAIAAFVGFTSPSVILMLILALVSNQLLEAPLFNSIIHGLKLLAVVVVADATFGMYKNFCQSKIATALCVITAIVLLLIPGIWPQVLVLLFAAMVGSKFLTSQELKTTPSTQKISVTPLVIFVALLVGLPLFSAYSQGIEVFGLFYQAGSLVFGGGHVVLPLLQNGIGDQLSQDAFLTGYAAAQAVPGPMFTLATYLGYVLMPSAPITGALLATIAVFLPGFLLLLGVLKNWQAIASKPLVGGALTGVNAAVVGLLLAALYQPIFTSAVSSGLDFALIIVGVWLLKTVKMPIVGLVGTFMLFGALTGFAN; encoded by the coding sequence ATGCTTTCAATTTTTAAAACCTTTTTTTGGCTTGGCTGGATTAGCTTTGGTGGACCAGCAGCACACATTGGCTACTTCCGTAAAACCTTTGTTGAGAAACTGAATTGGTTGTCCGACGAAGAATACGGGCAGATTGTCGCTCTTAGTCAATTTCTACCGGGCCCAGGTTCAAGTCAGGTTGGCTTTGCGGTTGGCTACAAGAAAGGTGGATTAACAGGTGCTATTGCTGCATTTGTCGGCTTCACTTCCCCATCTGTGATTCTGATGCTGATATTGGCGTTAGTGAGCAACCAACTATTGGAAGCACCACTTTTCAATTCAATCATTCACGGGCTTAAGTTATTAGCGGTAGTGGTTGTAGCTGATGCAACCTTTGGTATGTACAAGAACTTTTGCCAGTCGAAGATAGCGACCGCCTTATGTGTGATCACCGCGATTGTTCTGCTACTGATTCCAGGCATCTGGCCTCAAGTTTTAGTGCTTCTATTTGCAGCGATGGTTGGTAGTAAGTTCTTGACGTCTCAAGAGCTAAAAACGACACCTTCAACACAAAAAATATCGGTAACGCCTCTCGTGATTTTTGTTGCGTTATTGGTTGGTCTACCTCTATTCAGTGCTTACTCTCAAGGTATTGAAGTGTTTGGCCTATTCTACCAAGCAGGCAGCTTAGTATTCGGTGGCGGCCACGTAGTACTTCCGTTGCTACAAAATGGTATTGGCGACCAACTGTCTCAAGATGCCTTCCTAACAGGTTATGCAGCAGCACAAGCAGTACCTGGACCTATGTTTACACTCGCGACTTATTTAGGTTATGTATTGATGCCGTCAGCACCGATCACAGGCGCACTACTCGCAACGATTGCTGTGTTCTTACCGGGCTTCTTATTGCTATTGGGTGTACTGAAAAACTGGCAAGCAATTGCAAGTAAACCATTAGTTGGTGGTGCACTAACAGGTGTCAATGCAGCTGTAGTCGGGTTACTACTTGCGGCTCTGTATCAGCCAATCTTCACAAGTGCGGTTAGTAGCGGTTTAGACTTCGCTCTGATCATCGTAGGTGTGTGGCTATTGAAAACGGTCAAGATGCCAATCGTAGGGCTTGTCGGCACGTTTATGCTATTCGGCGCTCTTACTGGCTTTGCTAACTAA
- a CDS encoding class I SAM-dependent methyltransferase codes for MRINKDEDKEWLDYLSRFSDEYDERVYESSTTGYVMRAGHIACEKPFSNREHFSKVLEVGSGTGEHLRHVQHSFDEYTVSDGDSAALEVAKKQLSNTSTYDKLVFNVTNARALDFESNSFDRVIATHILEHLYEPHLVIKEWLRVLKPGGTLSILIPTDPGIAWKVGRYMTTRKLGVKKGWNYDYIMAREHVNPCNNLIAFLKYYLPDNKHAFWPLSPIPLIDCNLFFNFHGIKPAS; via the coding sequence ATGAGAATAAATAAGGATGAAGACAAGGAGTGGCTCGATTATTTGTCCCGTTTCAGTGATGAATATGACGAGCGAGTCTACGAAAGCAGTACAACAGGCTATGTGATGAGGGCGGGGCATATAGCGTGTGAGAAGCCTTTCAGTAACAGAGAGCATTTCTCGAAGGTGCTAGAAGTGGGCTCAGGAACGGGTGAACACTTGAGACATGTTCAGCATAGTTTTGACGAGTATACGGTCAGTGATGGTGATTCAGCCGCACTTGAAGTGGCAAAAAAGCAACTCAGTAACACGAGCACTTATGACAAGCTCGTTTTTAATGTAACGAATGCACGAGCGTTAGACTTTGAAAGTAACAGTTTTGATCGTGTTATTGCGACACATATATTGGAACACCTTTATGAGCCTCATCTTGTGATTAAAGAATGGCTTAGGGTATTAAAGCCGGGCGGCACTTTGTCCATTTTGATTCCTACAGACCCAGGTATTGCATGGAAAGTTGGCCGTTATATGACGACAAGAAAACTTGGTGTGAAAAAGGGGTGGAACTACGATTACATTATGGCGAGAGAGCATGTTAACCCCTGCAATAATTTGATCGCCTTTTTAAAGTATTACCTCCCTGATAATAAACACGCTTTTTGGCCATTAAGCCCAATCCCGCTCATTGATTGCAATTTGTTTTTTAACTTCCATGGAATCAAACCTGCTAGTTAA
- a CDS encoding glycosyltransferase family 2 protein: MKNQTIAVLLPCYNEAGAVGKTVADFQRALPSATIYVYDNNSTDGTVEEALQAGAVVRHEYRQGKGEVVRRMFSDIDADIYIMADGDDTYDASISPTLIEQLVTEQLDMIIGSRERSSEAYPAGHILGNKMFSTLINKGFNAQLNDVFSGYRVMSRRFVKTVPIFSDGFQIETELTVHALHHNMSIKEVPTHYHSRPEGTASKLNTLSDGIKILNFILFLLRDVKPMFFFGALSVLLCFISLGLGIPVIIDFIDTGLVERVPTAILSSSIALIAVMSFFCGLILDNVSRGRREMRILSILTSHDHKPSQ, encoded by the coding sequence ATGAAGAATCAAACCATAGCGGTGTTACTCCCGTGCTATAACGAAGCCGGAGCGGTTGGAAAAACGGTGGCTGACTTTCAACGTGCACTACCAAGTGCGACGATTTATGTGTACGACAATAACTCCACTGATGGCACGGTCGAAGAGGCGCTGCAAGCTGGTGCTGTTGTCCGCCATGAGTATCGTCAAGGCAAAGGCGAAGTCGTGCGACGGATGTTCTCAGATATTGATGCTGACATTTATATCATGGCAGATGGTGATGATACCTACGACGCCTCCATTAGCCCTACACTGATTGAACAACTGGTTACTGAACAGCTCGATATGATCATTGGCAGTCGAGAGCGCTCTTCCGAGGCTTATCCTGCAGGACATATTTTGGGTAATAAGATGTTTTCGACTCTGATAAATAAAGGGTTCAATGCTCAATTGAATGACGTTTTCTCTGGCTATCGAGTGATGAGTCGCCGGTTTGTAAAAACGGTTCCTATTTTCAGTGATGGCTTTCAAATTGAGACGGAACTAACCGTGCATGCATTGCACCATAATATGTCGATCAAAGAAGTACCCACTCATTATCACTCAAGGCCTGAAGGCACGGCGAGTAAGCTGAATACTTTGAGTGATGGGATCAAAATCCTCAACTTTATTTTGTTCCTGCTAAGAGACGTAAAGCCGATGTTTTTTTTCGGTGCTTTGTCGGTGTTGCTTTGCTTTATCTCACTGGGGTTAGGGATTCCCGTTATTATCGATTTTATTGATACCGGGCTCGTTGAAAGGGTCCCAACAGCTATTCTGTCTAGTTCAATTGCACTTATCGCGGTGATGTCTTTCTTTTGCGGCTTGATACTCGACAACGTGTCGCGCGGCAGACGAGAGATGAGGATCCTTTCAATATTAACAAGTCACGATCACAAGCCATCTCAATAG